A stretch of the Veillonellaceae bacterium genome encodes the following:
- a CDS encoding DMT family transporter: protein MRHNILLLLAAIIWGFAFVAQRVGMDYVGPYTFNGVRFALGSLSLLPLIYYFNGRGQQDEPDNYLTVRIGIIAGSVLFIAATLQQIGLMYTTAGKAAFITCLYIVLVPLAGLFLRQKVSPYTWFGCLLALVGLFLLCIKEELTIAYGDMLELIGALFWAAHILIIDRYANRVNVLKLSCCQFAVCSVLSLAVAFSLETITFTGISQAAVPLLYGGLLSVGVAYTLQVIGQKNASPSHAAIILSMETVFAAIGGYLILDEQLSAAELLGCTFMFGGMLLSQLQSILAIGKQNTAQPGGFQQ from the coding sequence ATGAGACATAACATTTTACTATTACTTGCAGCCATTATCTGGGGATTTGCGTTCGTAGCTCAGCGAGTTGGCATGGATTATGTGGGACCCTATACATTCAACGGCGTCCGGTTTGCCCTGGGCAGCCTTTCGCTGCTGCCACTGATTTACTATTTTAATGGACGTGGGCAACAGGATGAACCAGATAATTATTTGACTGTCCGTATCGGAATAATAGCTGGTTCCGTCTTATTTATCGCCGCAACGCTGCAGCAGATAGGACTAATGTATACGACGGCCGGTAAAGCCGCGTTTATTACCTGTCTATATATTGTACTTGTTCCGTTGGCAGGCCTATTCTTGCGCCAGAAGGTTTCGCCTTATACCTGGTTCGGCTGCCTTTTGGCCTTAGTCGGTCTTTTTCTGCTTTGTATCAAAGAAGAACTTACGATTGCCTATGGCGATATGTTGGAGTTAATCGGTGCTTTATTTTGGGCGGCCCATATTCTAATCATTGATCGATATGCTAACAGGGTTAATGTGCTTAAACTTTCTTGCTGCCAATTCGCAGTATGTTCTGTACTGAGCCTTGCTGTGGCTTTTTCGCTTGAGACTATAACCTTTACAGGTATTTCTCAAGCTGCGGTTCCGCTCCTATATGGCGGCCTATTATCTGTTGGCGTTGCCTACACGCTGCAGGTGATAGGGCAGAAAAATGCTTCGCCGTCCCATGCGGCAATCATTCTCAGCATGGAAACTGTATTTGCGGCTATCGGCGGCTATTTAATTCTGGACGAACAACTTAGCGCCGCCGAGCTATTAGGCTGTACTTTCATGTTTGGCGGAATGCTGCTGTCGCAATTGCAAAGTATTCTGGCTATTGGAAAACAAAATACCGCCCAACCGGGCGGGTTCCAGCAATAA
- the purB gene encoding adenylosuccinate lyase — protein MKLSIKSLSPLDGRYGAITQPLGDYFSEWALIKYRIHVEVEWLIAMASNPAFAEIRQFTPEEITFLRNIVKNFDDNAALRIKEIERTTNHDVKAVEYFLRETLGTMSLADILEFIHFACTSEDINNLSYALMLKHGIEDVWLPAAENLVQTVTTMAEEEKAISMLARTHGQSASPTTVGKELAVFVYRWNRQLKQIRSQEYLGKFNGAVGNFNAHSIAYPEVDWEAASRSFVEGLGLTYNPLTTQIESHDYVAESFHALTRFNNILLDFDRDMWLYISLGYFKQKAIAGEVGSSTMPHKVNPIDFENSEANLGLSNAVLDHLANKLPISRLQRDLSDSSALRNIGTGIGHSYIAITYTLKGLRKTAVNNEALAADLNHAWEVLAEAVQTVMRKHGHANSYDKLKAITRGKGISEEDIKAFIESVALPEADKKRLLALTPSQYIGIAASLVKHI, from the coding sequence ATAAAATTGAGCATTAAATCACTTTCACCGCTGGATGGGCGGTATGGCGCTATTACTCAGCCTTTAGGCGACTATTTCTCGGAATGGGCTTTGATAAAATATCGAATTCATGTAGAAGTCGAATGGCTCATCGCCATGGCAAGCAATCCTGCCTTTGCTGAAATCCGCCAATTTACACCAGAAGAAATTACCTTTTTACGTAACATTGTTAAAAATTTTGATGACAATGCCGCTCTACGGATTAAAGAAATTGAACGCACCACCAATCATGATGTAAAAGCGGTCGAATATTTTCTTCGTGAAACCCTAGGTACTATGTCGCTAGCTGACATCCTGGAATTCATCCATTTTGCCTGCACATCAGAAGATATTAACAATCTTTCCTATGCACTGATGCTGAAGCACGGCATCGAAGATGTGTGGCTTCCTGCGGCCGAAAACCTTGTTCAAACCGTTACCACTATGGCAGAAGAAGAAAAAGCTATATCCATGCTGGCCCGCACGCACGGACAATCAGCCTCGCCCACAACAGTAGGCAAAGAGCTGGCTGTGTTTGTTTACCGCTGGAACCGCCAACTAAAACAAATTCGTTCTCAGGAATATCTAGGCAAATTCAACGGTGCAGTAGGCAACTTCAACGCTCACAGCATTGCCTATCCGGAAGTAGATTGGGAAGCGGCTTCCCGTTCTTTTGTCGAAGGCCTGGGATTGACCTATAACCCATTGACTACCCAGATTGAATCACATGATTATGTGGCTGAATCATTCCATGCTCTCACGCGGTTTAATAATATTCTTCTGGATTTTGACCGCGATATGTGGCTCTACATCTCGCTTGGCTACTTCAAGCAAAAAGCGATTGCCGGTGAAGTAGGTTCTTCTACCATGCCGCATAAAGTTAACCCCATCGACTTCGAAAACTCAGAGGCAAACCTTGGTCTAAGCAACGCAGTGCTTGACCATTTGGCCAACAAACTGCCTATTTCCCGCCTGCAGCGCGACTTAAGCGACTCTTCGGCATTACGCAACATTGGCACAGGTATTGGTCATTCCTATATTGCAATTACTTATACCCTAAAAGGCCTTAGAAAAACAGCCGTCAATAATGAGGCCCTTGCTGCCGATTTGAATCATGCTTGGGAAGTACTAGCTGAAGCGGTGCAGACAGTAATGCGCAAACACGGACATGCCAATTCCTACGATAAACTTAAAGCCATTACCCGCGGCAAAGGCATCAGCGAAGAAGACATTAAGGCTTTTATCGAAAGTGTAGCATTGCCGGAAGCAGACAAAAAACGCCTACTGGCCCTGACCCCGTCACAGTATATTGGTATTGCCGCCTCCTTGGTAAAACATATCTAA
- a CDS encoding DegT/DnrJ/EryC1/StrS aminotransferase family protein: MEVSNTSFAFFNEKVAFYCLLQAFGIGRHDKVLLPAYTSSFVPQTVSYTAAIPEFVEFDPSSYNSLLKHYVQAYENISAKKEKGKLAALLIHHTYGSPNPETEKIVNWAKEKGLLVFEYCEYAPQLDSNGRALGTYGDGAFFSFGSQGIAHVTNPKYLGIMAAMESVAPKPTKPEALGIIIRYSLRYLLNKYRSFRLAVSYLARVSPLFGSEFLSHEPSQREFFKGVCTIQHRLSKYYAKQFDTVIAHRKQLALYYGELLRKRGLTVYEYSEGAILSNYPVKVTNRQACLEAAAAAGLEFGQGLNYPLFQYGEEYYDWDNDLESSALSGGVEVVCLPLHSQVTRAYAEELVGFLECFIKGIDYQPVGRFENIRSKIASMPFTFEHIGDKASQFLRRISWLSYKS; encoded by the coding sequence ATGGAAGTGTCAAATACCTCTTTTGCATTTTTCAATGAAAAAGTTGCCTTTTATTGTTTGCTGCAGGCTTTTGGGATAGGGAGGCATGATAAAGTGCTGCTGCCTGCCTATACAAGTTCATTCGTTCCGCAAACGGTGAGCTATACCGCGGCTATTCCTGAGTTTGTTGAGTTTGATCCGTCGAGTTATAATTCACTTTTAAAACATTATGTCCAAGCCTACGAAAATATTAGCGCAAAAAAAGAAAAGGGAAAATTGGCTGCTCTGCTTATCCACCATACTTACGGCAGCCCCAATCCGGAAACTGAAAAAATAGTCAATTGGGCCAAAGAAAAAGGCTTATTAGTTTTTGAATATTGCGAGTATGCTCCACAACTAGACAGTAACGGCAGGGCCTTAGGGACCTATGGTGACGGAGCGTTTTTCTCCTTTGGATCGCAGGGTATTGCGCATGTGACAAATCCTAAATATCTAGGTATTATGGCAGCAATGGAATCAGTTGCTCCTAAGCCGACCAAGCCAGAAGCTTTAGGAATAATAATTCGTTATTCGTTGCGATATTTACTAAACAAATATCGCAGTTTCAGGCTTGCGGTAAGCTATTTAGCAAGGGTCAGCCCGCTGTTTGGTTCAGAATTCTTAAGCCATGAGCCCTCACAGCGAGAGTTCTTTAAAGGAGTATGCACCATTCAACACCGGCTCTCAAAGTACTATGCAAAGCAGTTTGATACAGTTATTGCTCATAGGAAACAGTTGGCTTTGTACTACGGTGAATTGCTAAGAAAGCGTGGTTTGACTGTCTACGAATATTCAGAAGGAGCAATATTATCAAATTATCCGGTAAAAGTGACAAACAGACAAGCGTGCCTTGAAGCTGCGGCCGCTGCCGGACTTGAGTTTGGCCAAGGGTTGAATTATCCTCTATTCCAATATGGCGAAGAATATTATGATTGGGATAATGATTTAGAATCAAGCGCGCTTTCTGGTGGCGTTGAAGTTGTTTGTCTTCCCTTGCATAGTCAGGTCACTAGAGCTTATGCTGAGGAACTTGTAGGCTTTTTGGAATGTTTTATTAAAGGAATTGACTATCAACCGGTCGGCAGGTTCGAGAATATCAGGTCTAAAATAGCTTCTATGCCGTTCACCTTTGAACATATCGGCGATAAAGCTAGCCAATTTCTCCGCAGAATCTCATGGCTAAGCTATAAGTCTTGA
- a CDS encoding glycosyltransferase family 9 protein, translating to MSACKYSNILVYALDRALGDTILSTSAIEILKRKFPKAKITLMVRKPYSDLFKTSPILDEVLALDYDHFRSSLSYIIKTARFLRNRQFDLSLSLDHRDRAAILMFLAGIPTRVGAKQMYNGKGILSSFLFTRSITVPYSHDTHVTEFYQGLARNAFNMQADALPFIGKSLPDQLEKALRLFEGIPPNQFLVGLCLCGRSSLKSWPNSFTAELLTKLYKRYHLFFYVVGRQEDLLFADELINQVDFPIINLCGKTDLSELLAIIRISDLLITVDTATMHIAASADVPIVALFGPYSPLKWHPVSDKAAVLWASLPCSPCDASGADCKGEGWCMKALTVTDVFNKTAQQLATIKKLDPRRNSYSEYFSSQPITG from the coding sequence TTGTCTGCCTGTAAATATAGCAACATACTGGTCTATGCTTTGGATAGGGCGTTAGGGGATACCATATTATCCACAAGCGCGATTGAAATTTTAAAAAGAAAATTCCCAAAAGCAAAAATTACGCTGATGGTGCGCAAGCCATATAGCGACCTATTTAAAACCAGTCCTATCTTGGATGAAGTTTTGGCTCTAGATTATGATCACTTCCGATCCTCTCTAAGCTATATAATAAAAACAGCTCGCTTTTTGCGAAATAGACAGTTTGATCTATCATTATCGCTAGATCACCGAGACCGGGCCGCAATACTGATGTTTCTGGCCGGTATTCCAACGCGGGTCGGTGCTAAACAAATGTATAACGGAAAGGGCATACTATCAAGCTTTTTATTTACCCGCTCAATAACAGTCCCTTACTCGCATGATACTCATGTTACAGAATTTTACCAGGGTTTAGCTCGTAACGCTTTTAATATGCAGGCTGACGCATTGCCCTTTATCGGAAAAAGCTTGCCTGATCAGTTGGAAAAAGCCCTGCGTCTGTTTGAGGGCATACCGCCAAATCAGTTTTTAGTCGGACTTTGTCTATGCGGGAGAAGCAGTTTGAAGAGTTGGCCCAATTCTTTTACTGCCGAGCTGCTAACAAAGCTATATAAGCGCTACCATCTATTCTTTTATGTAGTAGGACGCCAGGAGGACTTGCTGTTTGCCGATGAGCTTATTAATCAAGTTGATTTTCCAATAATTAATTTATGCGGAAAAACAGACCTCTCTGAGTTATTAGCGATTATCCGCATTTCAGATTTGCTTATTACTGTGGATACTGCGACCATGCACATCGCTGCATCGGCAGATGTCCCTATTGTAGCTTTATTTGGTCCATATTCACCCTTAAAGTGGCACCCCGTCAGCGACAAAGCTGCAGTGCTTTGGGCTTCGCTGCCTTGCAGTCCCTGTGATGCCAGCGGAGCTGATTGCAAAGGAGAAGGCTGGTGTATGAAAGCATTAACGGTTACAGATGTGTTCAATAAAACAGCCCAGCAATTAGCCACTATCAAGAAACTCGACCCAAGACGCAATTCTTATTCTGAGTATTTCTCTAGTCAACCCATAACCGGTTAG
- a CDS encoding acyloxyacyl hydrolase: MRRLVCLIIVINFFLVFMPEKSYAADSNVELDWDYLTSYNDAANLDTVSLHILEKISEKKNKSIYRGITITRPHGDITVNNQTRNSSAVGIGPTYMIRYEKPQSEKLSMALDVSGGLIIYDKVFPAGGRYYNFMWRIGPQFIYKINDNSSVNLGYMVVHVSNGFKTHNPGYDSRGISLGFTTKF, encoded by the coding sequence ATGCGTAGATTAGTTTGTTTGATAATTGTAATTAACTTTTTTCTGGTTTTCATGCCGGAAAAGTCATACGCGGCTGATTCTAATGTCGAGCTGGATTGGGACTACCTGACTTCATACAATGATGCTGCCAACCTTGATACGGTATCACTACATATACTTGAAAAGATTTCGGAGAAAAAAAATAAGTCTATCTATCGCGGTATCACTATTACTCGTCCGCATGGAGACATAACCGTAAATAACCAAACCAGAAATAGCTCCGCAGTCGGTATCGGTCCTACCTATATGATTCGCTATGAAAAGCCTCAGTCCGAGAAACTATCAATGGCGTTAGATGTTAGCGGCGGATTAATTATATACGATAAGGTATTTCCAGCTGGCGGAAGATACTATAATTTCATGTGGCGGATCGGGCCGCAATTCATTTATAAAATCAACGATAACTCATCAGTAAATCTCGGGTATATGGTAGTACACGTTTCTAATGGTTTTAAAACTCACAATCCAGGGTATGATTCCCGCGGAATCTCCTTGGGTTTTACGACTAAGTTTTAA